The Triticum aestivum cultivar Chinese Spring chromosome 4B, IWGSC CS RefSeq v2.1, whole genome shotgun sequence sequence TGGGGCAAGAAGCATTCACTGATGAACAGCATGAGCAGTTGGATGCACAGATACTAGTCAATGCAGATCTTAGGTGAGTTATTATTACTTGCAAGTCCCGACAGTTATATGAGTTTTTCCAATTTAATTTATCTTATTTGTAGCCAGGGAAAGCCACTAGCAAAGGCCGCCGTACGCCCCGCACGCGACTCTCCTCCTCTAGGTACAGAGATGCCAGTCACTCGGCTTCTGCTTTTTAATTTATGTCTGAACCCTTCCCCCCTTTTTCTTTGGATGCAAATAGGGTTTTTTATAGCCTGCCAAAATTTGGGCTACTGATGTTAGTGCGTACTTGAGGTTGGATTCCTGCCTTGCATTGGCTAGATTGCCAAATTGAATCTTGGTCACTTACCTTGCTCGAAATCAGTCAAGTCGATGTAATACAGAGAACCTTTTGTTTGCAGAGGGAGCACTGCCAAATTCACCAGAGGAGGTTCAGACCCCTGAGTGCAAACCTTATGCCAGATCTCAAGCTCTTCCAGAAACTGTGGTAACCCCTCCCCTCCCATCTCTGTATGCATGCACAGATCATGTGCATCCAGCTGTGTTTACTCATGCTTCACTTCCCTCCCACATGGTCTGGCTCCCTCCCTACCGAAGAActgtttttattttttggaatgTATTTTTAATATTGACATGGTTTGTCATAATTGTTGTGGTTAGTTGTAATATATTGACATGTTTATCATAATTGTTAGCATGTGAGGACACCTGTAAGTTGGGTTAAGAGCACCCGTGAAGCTTTGACGCATAAAGCATTCGCCTGTGAACTCCATGCACAGCTGGATGCACAGATACTAGTCAATCCAGATCTTAGGTGAGCTATTACTACTTGCAAATCtcaaaagttatttgagtttctccaatttaattttatcTTCTTTGTAGCCAGGGAAAACCACTAGCAAAGTCCGCCCTACGCCCCGTGCGCAACCCTCCTCTAGGTATGGAGACGCCAGCCGCCTGGCTTCTGCTTTTTAGCTTCTTTTTGAGCCCTTCAATCGATAGCTTGTCCAGCGAGTTTGTGGTTTTGCTGTGCTTGCTCACGTGCCCAAGTTACCTTTGCCGCCCCTCTTTTTTCTTTCAAATTCATATGTACTTTGGGTGTAAAATAGGGTTTTTTATAGCCTTACAAAATTTGGGCTACTGATGATTTACCTGAGGTTGGATTCCTGCCTTGCATTGGCTAGATCGTGAAATTGTATCTTGGCCGCTTAACTTGCTCGAAATTAGTCAAGCTGATATAATACAGAGAGCCTTTTGTTTGCAGAACGAGCACTGACAAATTCATCAGAGGAGATTCAGACTCCTGAATGGAAACCTTATGCCGGATCTCAAGCTGTTCCAGATACAGAGGtaatccccttccccctctttccaTCTCTCTGTGTGTGCCATGCAGGTGTGTTTGCTCATGCATCACTTCCCTCCTACATGGTCCGGTTGCTTCCCTTCTGAAGagtttttttctttcagaaattatttttttatacatgtcaatCTTTTTGGTTAGTTGGAATATATTAACATGATTTATCATAACTGTTAGGGTGTGAGGACACCTGGAAGTTCGCTTAAGAACACCTGTGAAGCTTTGGCGCATGAAGCATTCACCGATGAACAGCATGCGCAGTTGTATGCACATATATTAATAACTGCGGATCTTAAGTGAGTTATTACTTCTAAGTCTCAACAGTTATTTGAGTTTCTGCAatgtaatttttttttctttttagacagGGAAAACCACCATCAAAGGCAGCCATGCTTCTGGCCTTTGGACAACCTGGTATGTGCAAATACATGTCGATGTAGATTTTCTGATGTGCTCTGCGTTTACCTTTTCTACCCTTTTTAATGTTTGTGATAACGTACAGTGGAGGGTCAGAAACATGCATGGGAGGAGGTTTGGCGTGCTGCTGTTGACAGATACCAGAACCAAATGTCACCACTGGGCTTTGAGACACCTTTTAGTTCCCAGAATGGTAAGTACGTTATGTTTTGCGGTAGATCAACTGCTCATATTTTTTGTTCCATCACTAAGTAAAACTAGCACAGTGGCACACACACATTTTCCTGCAAAAATAAGTTTCATATAAGATTTTAGTACCATCATATTTCCAAAAGACAACTCCAGTTTAGATAACTGCAATAATTATAAGAGCGTCAATTCGACTTACTTTtaaactttttgtgctgtttttggtGCAGAAACTAAGAATCCATGAAATGGTTAATGATTTATGATGAAAAGGGAAATGCGCTGTTAAATTACTAATTATATACTAGTTGTTAGTAATCTTATAGAAAAGTTCAGTTCACCACTTCACCACCAAATTCAAAACCAAACCAGAGATATCTCAATGAGTGTCAGATAGTTTGCAACTACTCATCGTGATACATATATTCTGTCTTCTTTTCTTTCACCATTTTTTGACAATATTTCTCTCTTTAATGCTCTCCTTACATGATTTAGAACAAAAATGTATAGAAAGATAGTTTACTATACTTTTCATGGCAAATATACTGACTTCTTGAGCTTTGGGAAACTTGGACTACATGCTTTCAAAACTAATTTCTACAAACAAACTGTAACATATAATTTTCCGAATTAGTTGAATATCTTATtagtaacatactccctccgtcccaaaataagtgtctcaactttgtagtaactttagtgcaaagttgtactaggttgagacacttattttgggacggagggaatacataTATATTCAAGAAAGAATGAAAGCTTCTTTAAGAAAACATATCTTCACGAAACGTGCTGACAGAATGTGACATACCTTATTTAGGCCCGTTAGAACCATCTCCTAACAGCATGAGGAATCTTGAGGAGTTTGAGCTGAAGGAGGCGCATTCAGAGCTCGATGATGCACAGACTAGCAAATGGCAGAACCAGAAGTCACCAGTGACTGGCTTTGAGACACCCATCAAGTCTGTGATAGGTAAATTAAATACTTTGTATTTTGTGATAAATCACATACTTGTATTTTTGTTCCATCATCACTAAATAAATGAGTTTGCAGGTAATTGCACAGCTCAAGGTTTGGATGTTCAGAATGGTGGAGAGATTCAGCAGTCAGTCATTTGTGCTGACAAAGTTGATCAAGAGCCACCTGATGACAGAAAGATAATGGATACAATCTATGGTGGGCTAGAGTCTGTTTGTGGCAGCACTCCCTTGGAAAGTTCAGAAAGCTCGACGGAACAGGACTCATGTGTGAAATGCGGTAAAGATGGGCAGTTGCTGAAATGTTCCAGCTGCTTCTTAGCCGCCCATGCTACCTGTTTTGGTTCATCGGTGACATTCGATGACTCTGGCCATTTTGATTGCCCTGTTTGCTATTGCCGTAAAGCCGCTAAAGCATTGGAAAAGGCTAAGAAAACATACTCTGAAGCTAGAAAAAAATTATCTGTTTTCTGCAGCGGCTGGAAGCAATTTTCTAAGGAACACAGTGAGCTGATGAATGGCTTTCACACAGCTAAAAAGCAAGGTAACCATCAGTCTGAAGCAGCTGAGCTATGTCGCAAGGATGGAGAGCCTAGTCATCTGAAAGAAAATGGTACAAGTGATGCTTGTCCTGAGAATGCAGTCACCACAAAGACAACCATTTTTTCGAGTTCTGAGAATGCAAAATCCCATGGAGACAGCAATAGCAATTTGTCTCATGAAGTGCCATATTCAGCTCGGGATAGATCCAGTTCTGTTGCAAATCGCAACATTGGGGTTGGCAAAGAGAATTGTCTAATGAATTCTCCCAATTGCAATTTTCCTGATAGACTAGGAGCTATATCTTCGCGAAACATAAGCCGCCGCAAAGTAAGCTTTCAAGAAATGGGGACAGTGGCACCAAATAGTACTTGGAAAACATTGAGGTACCAAGATCAGTTTGTGCATTCTCCAGCAAGGAAAAGATATTATCCATACCCACCCGAGCATTAGTAAGTGCCAAGTACTTCTTTTTCCAGTTGCACTCTTTGAATTGTTATTACTTATTAAGGATGCCTGTGACCTGTGGTTAATTTAGATTCAGATTACAGAAAAAACCCTGATTTATACTTGCAATTAAATAATGCTGTGCCATGGATGTTTGTAGGCTGGAACCTACCAAGTCACAGTTTCTCTTGATTAACTGAATTATTTAAGCTTGTTAGTTCAGTATCATGATAGCATGATACATTTAGCTTCGAGATGGTATAAACCTGAGAAGAATAGAAATCTCTAGAGTGAGGGGTAACTATGCCCTATACTGGTACGAGGGAAAATCAGTCTCTTCATTGCTGGATAATTTTGGATTTGCAGTAGTTTTCACACTCATGGTTAGTTCAAATGGGTTTATATTTAGGACGGTGAAATTAGAGTGTACTCTACTCTTTACCTATCTGCATACGACGCTGGCCGCTGTGGCCTGTGGCATAGCTATGGGCATGTTGTTACTGTTAAGCAGTTTTGCGTAGGCACATAAAGTAATCTGCACGGCAGTGTACCCTCTGCTGTGCAGTTTCACATCTGACGGTGCACGTACCAAAATAATCCACACACATGGAAAAGGGAAGCACACACTAAAATTTCTTTTACAATAGCAGTGTTTCTAAATGCATACGCCCCGTTTGTTGTGAAAATACCCTTGTTTCCATCTAATGTGACGATACATGCTCT is a genomic window containing:
- the LOC123093943 gene encoding uncharacterized protein isoform X1; this encodes MATAAVDPGESTPATAATPRAGPARPDPARRPPVTPRELGFTPFRDPPPPPPQEEEGALPNSPEGKIQAPECKPLAGSQAVAQTEGVRTPASLVKSTHEALGQEAFTDEQHEQLDAQILVNADLSQGKPLAKAAVRPARDSPPLEGALPNSPEEVQTPECKPYARSQALPETVVTPPLPSLYACTDHVHPAVFTHASLPSHMHVRTPVSWVKSTREALTHKAFACELHAQLDAQILVNPDLSQGKPLAKSALRPVRNPPLERALTNSSEEIQTPEWKPYAGSQAVPDTEGVRTPGSSLKNTCEALAHEAFTDEQHAQLYAHILITADLKQGKPPSKAAMLLAFGQPVEGQKHAWEEVWRAAVDRYQNQMSPLGFETPFSSQNGPLEPSPNSMRNLEEFELKEAHSELDDAQTSKWQNQKSPVTGFETPIKSVIGNCTAQGLDVQNGGEIQQSVICADKVDQEPPDDRKIMDTIYGGLESVCGSTPLESSESSTEQDSCVKCGKDGQLLKCSSCFLAAHATCFGSSVTFDDSGHFDCPVCYCRKAAKALEKAKKTYSEARKKLSVFCSGWKQFSKEHSELMNGFHTAKKQGNHQSEAAELCRKDGEPSHLKENGTSDACPENAVTTKTTIFSSSENAKSHGDSNSNLSHEVPYSARDRSSSVANRNIGVGKENCLMNSPNCNFPDRLGAISSRNISRRKVSFQEMGTVAPNSTWKTLRYQDQFVHSPARKRYYPYPPEHYYSPHTPAMRSPLAPSKTPFTGKTPFTSTTARRKMIFWTEAEEVALREAVAKFAPKGEAAKEKRSISWVRIHEYCRESIHPTRCPDDLRKKWNRMKNKLGGCPEDGSVGGDGCF
- the LOC123093943 gene encoding uncharacterized protein isoform X3 produces the protein MATAAVDPGESTPATAATPRAGPARPDPARRPPVTPRELGFTPFRDPPPPPPQEEEGALPNSPEGKIQAPECKPLAGSQAVAQTEGVRTPASLVKSTHEALGQEAFTDEQHEQLDAQILVNADLSQGKPLAKSALRPVRNPPLERALTNSSEEIQTPEWKPYAGSQAVPDTEGVRTPGSSLKNTCEALAHEAFTDEQHAQLYAHILITADLKQGKPPSKAAMLLAFGQPVEGQKHAWEEVWRAAVDRYQNQMSPLGFETPFSSQNGPLEPSPNSMRNLEEFELKEAHSELDDAQTSKWQNQKSPVTGFETPIKSVIGNCTAQGLDVQNGGEIQQSVICADKVDQEPPDDRKIMDTIYGGLESVCGSTPLESSESSTEQDSCVKCGKDGQLLKCSSCFLAAHATCFGSSVTFDDSGHFDCPVCYCRKAAKALEKAKKTYSEARKKLSVFCSGWKQFSKEHSELMNGFHTAKKQGNHQSEAAELCRKDGEPSHLKENGTSDACPENAVTTKTTIFSSSENAKSHGDSNSNLSHEVPYSARDRSSSVANRNIGVGKENCLMNSPNCNFPDRLGAISSRNISRRKVSFQEMGTVAPNSTWKTLRYQDQFVHSPARKRYYPYPPEHYYSPHTPAMRSPLAPSKTPFTGKTPFTSTTARRKMIFWTEAEEVALREAVAKFAPKGEAAKEKRSISWVRIHEYCRESIHPTRCPDDLRKKWNRMKNKLGGCPEDGSVGGDGCF
- the LOC123093943 gene encoding uncharacterized protein isoform X2, giving the protein MATAAVDPGESTPATAATPRAGPARPDPARRPPVTPRELGFTPFRDPPPPPPQEEEGALPNSPEGKIQAPECKPLAGSQAVAQTEGVRTPASLVKSTHEALGQEAFTDEQHEQLDAQILVNADLSQGKPLAKAAVRPARDSPPLEGALPNSPEEVQTPECKPYARSQALPETVHVRTPVSWVKSTREALTHKAFACELHAQLDAQILVNPDLSQGKPLAKSALRPVRNPPLERALTNSSEEIQTPEWKPYAGSQAVPDTEGVRTPGSSLKNTCEALAHEAFTDEQHAQLYAHILITADLKQGKPPSKAAMLLAFGQPVEGQKHAWEEVWRAAVDRYQNQMSPLGFETPFSSQNGPLEPSPNSMRNLEEFELKEAHSELDDAQTSKWQNQKSPVTGFETPIKSVIGNCTAQGLDVQNGGEIQQSVICADKVDQEPPDDRKIMDTIYGGLESVCGSTPLESSESSTEQDSCVKCGKDGQLLKCSSCFLAAHATCFGSSVTFDDSGHFDCPVCYCRKAAKALEKAKKTYSEARKKLSVFCSGWKQFSKEHSELMNGFHTAKKQGNHQSEAAELCRKDGEPSHLKENGTSDACPENAVTTKTTIFSSSENAKSHGDSNSNLSHEVPYSARDRSSSVANRNIGVGKENCLMNSPNCNFPDRLGAISSRNISRRKVSFQEMGTVAPNSTWKTLRYQDQFVHSPARKRYYPYPPEHYYSPHTPAMRSPLAPSKTPFTGKTPFTSTTARRKMIFWTEAEEVALREAVAKFAPKGEAAKEKRSISWVRIHEYCRESIHPTRCPDDLRKKWNRMKNKLGGCPEDGSVGGDGCF